A genome region from Bombus pyrosoma isolate SC7728 linkage group LG14, ASM1482585v1, whole genome shotgun sequence includes the following:
- the LOC122574862 gene encoding SUN domain-containing ossification factor isoform X2, whose protein sequence is MKICITCVYWTLLFISVASSALLFIIVASENAQTNYHSSLKMNETSEAVDNNTLNDMEINDLNTSTIPIKELHDLHKLETDYKDHYYHEKYIEESAGFGTVINGEARKKGNPYKDSDIVAETLTQQPNLSQGISENDEATVLTSVNTSVAELQSLAESKLNSEFSKSRLFPKKSSILTRNENIRQKIKKGQEETSSSIQTPSSSIINEITETRNETNSLEEESLLLTNLVGEEETSEVVVVVRAEQASITTDGPELKLEESVVKVHPDEISKVDGTFATTSELSDTDAKARLAGENRDDAAAVVLGEGIVTVGSSNPHEDIPSFSEWTQKRLEEAERKKTHPNASVQNSGTPTRGIGGMKVRSKNYASPDCGAKLVAANPEARSVGSVLVSTRDEYMLNTCTSRIWFVVELCEAIQAKKIELANFELFSSSPKDFSVHISDRFPTRDWSPVGQFTAKNVKDIQSFALEPHLFGKFIKVELQTYYGSEHFCPISLFRAYGTSEFEVLETETENQIPRESHTNVDDDEDSDEEEILDVENGETPRNLFGSARDAVLSIMKKAAEVLVKSSDLTYNNITKIQQSIDSGNILENSFISCTTPRYTILCDSCSDQKFAKIFQLISCREKQLNELLKIDLVNRTLRQSGLCKIHGVGVEASAKKETRGNNENVKDMEKHDQLNEGFSSSKNFQLAFITSILKSEYIAALCNVLAIKERKVVMNTSHEIPFNNFKEVIKEDISHKHKEDYNTDTFQHTSATHALASNVDITSQEPKKGIQEPSSDETNIFSSTPVEISSSSKSIASQIKPAKTFGKEEIKNETSIPILEIEETIEAEVLTTVPVSLNIEQHPILKASEEPSITPSISIENSPQTTASVSITTTDSSEFPNDDVISDMEPLEFVSVPNKVEKVGRPDQEGKQEQTEILDQEIKLPPQDSLTFDNLLSDLKDLEGESVHIQNGPIASASVTQSTANTMPQKESVFLRLSNRIKALERNMSLSGQYLEELSRRYKKQVEEMQRSLERTVSAMSEETRKRDERESKRAEEISILKEKIVNLSNSMKNLLHDRDSWHGKISMIGQHMLLICSEVFMIYLILMYCWGNNNKGVEVKKKQQSDKDMMRRKSAENYNSHMKKPKKRRPSEIASHITGTYRELMIIGKSYETKKERKRKRKRAVALIGDQTNVNNDIQICPNTQYRTSSSDVTHEMEITPKIASSVEVLHTIDAPKQVCKRLKSAPVNIINSHDDNVQKAESNIQLMYNLSCADNSETDSIKNSELNNSCTDNSNELNSLSADIFPERIAYSEQTVMESEDLLNSRNISGILKDTRLSVTSSFMRTALSTRKKRKAYSNNANREWCKNSRDSNDKTVQVSYIPSKLSSEKVHTDGDTTTNGLLMDQSDESRSSSVTSISKKKEKKSTGFRKMVRKFF, encoded by the exons ATGAAGATTTGTATAACGTGCGTGTATTGGacattactttttatatcaGTTGCTTCCAG TGCACTTCTGTTCATCATAGTTGCTTCTGAAAATGCACAAACCAATTATCACTCATCCCttaaaatgaatgaaactTCTGAGGCTGTtgataataatacattaaatgaTATGGAAATTAATGACCTAAACACATCCACTATACCAATTAAGGAACTACATGATCTACACAAATTAGAAACTGATTATAAGGATCATTATTATCat gaaaaatatattgaagaATCTGCTGGCTTTGGAACAGTTATAAATGGTGAagcaagaaagaaagggaatcCTTATAAAGATTCAGATATTGTAGCGGAAACTCTTACTCAACAACCTAATTTATCTCAGGG AATTTCTGAAAACGATGAAGCAACAGTTTTAACTTCGGTGAATACATCTGTAGCAGAACTTCAAAGTTTAGCAGAATCAAAGCTTAATTCTGAGTTTTCAAAATCTAgattatttccaaaaaaatCGTCTATATTGacaagaaatgaaaatataagacaaaaaataaagaaaggacAGGAAGAGACGTCATCTAGCATACAGACACCATCATCATCtattatcaatgaaattacTGAAACACGTAATGAAACAAATAGTCTTGAAGAAGAATCTTTGTTACTGACAAATTTAGTTGGGGAAGAGGAAACATCTGAGGTAGTGGTTGTAGTAAGGGCTGAACAAGCTTCTATTACCACTGATGGGCCGGAGTTGAAGCTTGAAGAGAGTGTTGTTAAAGTACATCCCGATGAGATATCCAAAGTTGATGGAACATTTGCAACAACCTCAGAATTAAGCGATACTGATGCTAAAGCTAGATTAGCGGGAGAAAATAGAGATGATGCTGCCGCAGTTGTACTTGGCGAAGGAATCGTAACTGTGGGGTCCTCAAATCCACATGAAGATATTCCGTCTTTCAGTGAATGGACACAAAAAAGATTAGAGGAAgctgaaaggaaaaaaa CACATCCAAATGCTTCTGTTCAGAATTCTGGGACACCAACACGAGGAATTGGTGGAATGAAAGTACGTTCTAAAAACTATGCCTCTCCAGATTGCGGTGCAAAACTCGTAGCAGCAAATCCAGAAGCACGAAGTGTTGGAAGCGTTTTAGTTTCCACCCGAGATGAATATATGCTTAATACATGTACGTCACGTATATGGTTTGTAGTAGAACTTTGTGAAGCGATTCAAGCTAAGAAGATCGAATTGGCCAATTTTGAACTTTTTAGTTCATCACCAAAAGATTTTTCAGTGCATATTAGCGATCGTTTTCCTACAAGAGATTGGAGTCCAGTTGGTCAGTTCACTGCAAAGAATGTAAAGGATATTCAAAGTTTTGCTCTAGAACCACATCTTTTCGGGAAATTCATAAAAGTGGAACTTCAAACCTATTATGGATCTGAACATTTTTGtcctatttctttatttcgtgCTTATGGTACCAGCGAATTTGAGGTTCTCGAAACGGAAACAGAGAATCAAATCCCGAGAGAGTCGCATACAAATGTAGATGACGACGAAGACAGTGATGAAGAGGAGATTTTAGATGTTGAAAACGGTGAAACACCAAGAAATTTATTTGGCAGTGCTAGAGACGCTGTATTGAGCATTATGAAAAAAGCAGCTGAGGTATTAGTAAAATCAAGCGATTTGACCTATAACAACATCACGAAAATCCAGCAAAGTATAGACAGCGGTAATATCCTTGAGAACTCTTTTATTAGTTGTACTACACCAAGATATACCATACTTTGTGATAGCTGCTCAGATCAAAAATTTGCCAAAATCTTCCAATTAATTAGTTGTAGggaaaaacaattaaatgaaTTGCTTAAAATTGATCTGGTGAATAGAACTTTAAGACAAAGCGGGCTATGTAAAATTCATGGCGTTGGGGTTGAAGCTTCCGCAAAAAAGGAGACGAGAGggaataatgaaaatgtaaaagatatgGAGAAACATGATCAACTTAATGAAGGATTTAGTTCAAGTAAGAATTTTCAGCTAGCTTTCATAACATCTATACTTAAATCTGAATATATCGCGGCGCTTTGTAATGTATTAGCCATAAAAGAGCGTAAAGTGGTAATGAATACAAGCCATGAAATaccatttaataatttcaaagagGTTATTAAAGAAGATATATCACACAAACACAAAGAGGATTATAATACTGATACATTTCAACACACATCAGCTACACATGCTTTGGCTTCAAATGTTGATATAACTTCTCAAGAGCCTAAGAAAGGTATTCAGGAACCATCTAGCGACGAAACTAACATATTCTCTAGTACACCTGTCGAAATTTCTTCCAGTTCTAAAAGTATAGCTTCACAGATAAAGCCTGCTAAAACTtttggaaaagaagaaattaagaatGAAACATCAATACCAATTTTGGAAATTGAGGAAACAATTGAAGCTGAAGTACTAACAACTGTTCctgtatctttaaatattgaacAACATCCAATCTTAAAGGCCTCCGAAGAGCCATCTATAACGCCTAgtatttctatcgaaaattCACCTCAAACAACTGCTTCTGTCTCAATAACTACTACTGACAGCAGTGAATTTCCGAATGATGATGTAATATCAGACATGGAGCCTTTGGAATTTGTTAGCGTACCAAATAAAGTGGAGAAAGTGGGACGTCCGGATCAAGAAGGGAAACAAGAACAGACAGAGATTTTAGATCAAGAAATTAAGTTACCTCCTCAAGATTCTTTAACGTTTGACAATTTATTATCTGATCTAAAGGATTTAGAAGGAGAATCAGTCCATATTCAAAATGGCCCTATTGCAAGTGCTTCAGTGACTCAGTCAACAGCGAATACTATGCCACAAAAAGAATCTGTTTTCCTAAGACTGTCTAATAGAATCAAG GcattagaaagaaatatgtcTTTGAGTGGACAATACTTGGAGGAATTAAGTCGTCGATATAAAAAACAGGTTGAAGAAATGCAGAGATCTCTTGAACGCACGGTTTCAGCAATGAGTGAAGAAACGCGTAAAAGGGACGAACGTGAATCAAAAAGAGcagaagaaatttctattttaaaagaaaaaatcgttAATCTTTCCAACTCGATGAAAAATCTTCTACATGATCGTGATAGTTGGCACGGAAAGATCTCTATGATAGGTCAACATATGTTGTTAATATGTTCCGAagtttttatgatatatttaattttaatgtactGTTGGGGAAATAACAATAAAGGAGTTGAAGTTAAGAAGAAGCAACAGTCAGACAAAGACATGATGCGGCGTAAAAGTGCGGAAAACTATAATTCACATATGAAGAAACCGAAAAAGCGAAGACCAAGCGAAATAGCTTCTCACATTACAGGTACATACCGCGAATTAATGATTATTGGTAaatcttatgaaacgaaaaaggaaaggaagaggaaacgtAAAAGGGCAGTCGCCTTGATTGGTGATCaaacaaatgtaaataatgaTATACAGATATGTCCAAATACACAGTACAGAACTTCAAGTTCAGATGTTACACACGAAATGGAAATAACACCAAAAATTGCTTCGTCTGTTGAAGTGTTGCATACAATTGATGCCCCAAAACAGGTTTGTAAAAGGCTTAAATCTGCCccagtaaatattattaattcgcACGATGATAACGTTCAGAAAGCAGAGAGTAATATACAACTGATGTACAACTTATCATGTGCTGATAACTCTGAGACagattccattaaaaattctgAGCTAAATAATTCATGTACTGACAATTCAAATGAATTGAATTCATTATCAGCAGATATATTTCCAGAAAGAATTGCTTATAGCGAACAGACTGTCATGGAATCTGAAGATCTCTTAAATTCCAGAAACATTAGTGGCATATTAAAAGACACAAGGCTAAGTGTAACATCTTCCTTTATGAGAACAGCTTTAAgtacaagaaagaaaagaaaagcttATTCAAACAATGCGAACAGAGAATGGTGTAAGAATTCACGTGATTCTAACGATAAGACTGTACAAGTAAGTTATATTCCCTCAAAATTATCTTCAGAAAAAGTTCACACCGACGGTGATACAACTACTAACGGTCTGTTAATGGATCAAAGTGATGAATCTAGAAGTAGTAGTGTGACGTCAATAtcaaaaaaaaaggagaaaaagagcaCTGGTTTTAGGAAAATGGTGAGAAAAtttttttga
- the LOC122574862 gene encoding SUN domain-containing ossification factor isoform X1, with protein sequence MKICITCVYWTLLFISVASSALLFIIVASENAQTNYHSSLKMNETSEAVDNNTLNDMEINDLNTSTIPIKELHDLHKLETDYKDHYYHEKYIEESAGFGTVINGEARKKGNPYKDSDIVAETLTQQPNLSQGISENDEATVLTSVNTSVAELQSLAESKLNSEFSKSRLFPKKSSILTRNENIRQKIKKGQEETSSSIQTPSSSIINEITETRNETNSLEEESLLLTNLVGEEETSEVVVVVRAEQASITTDGPELKLEESVVKVHPDEISKVDGTFATTSELSDTDAKARLAGENRDDAAAVVLGEGIVTVGSSNPHEDIPSFSEWTQKRLEEAERKKTHPNASVQNSGTPTRGIGGMKVRSKNYASPDCGAKLVAANPEARSVGSVLVSTRDEYMLNTCTSRIWFVVELCEAIQAKKIELANFELFSSSPKDFSVHISDRFPTRDWSPVGQFTAKNVKDIQSFALEPHLFGKFIKVELQTYYGSEHFCPISLFRAYGTSEFEVLETETENQIPRESHTNVDDDEDSDEEEILDVENGETPRNLFGSARDAVLSIMKKAAEVLVKSSDLTYNNITKIQQSIDSGNILENSFISCTTPRYTILCDSCSDQKFAKIFQLISCREKQLNELLKIDLVNRTLRQSGLCKIHGVGVEASAKKETRGNNENVKDMEKHDQLNEGFSSSKNFQLAFITSILKSEYIAALCNVLAIKERKVVMNTSHEIPFNNFKEVIKEDISHKHKEDYNTDTFQHTSATHALASNVDITSQEPKKGIQEPSSDETNIFSSTPVEISSSSKSIASQIKPAKTFGKEEIKNETSIPILEIEETIEAEVLTTVPVSLNIEQHPILKASEEPSITPSISIENSPQTTASVSITTTDSSEFPNDDVISDMEPLEFVSVPNKVEKVGRPDQEGKQEQTEILDQEIKLPPQDSLTFDNLLSDLKDLEGESVHIQNGPIASASVTQSTANTMPQKESVFLRLSNRIKALERNMSLSGQYLEELSRRYKKQVEEMQRSLERTVSAMSEETRKRDERESKRAEEISILKEKIVNLSNSMKNLLHDRDSWHGKISMIGQHMLLICSEVFMIYLILMYCWGNNNKGVEVKKKQQSDKDMMRRKSAENYNSHMKKPKKRRPSEIASHITGTYRELMIIGKSYETKKERKRKRKRAVALIGDQTNVNNDIQICPNTQYRTSSSDVTHEMEITPKIASSVEVLHTIDAPKQVCKRLKSAPVNIINSHDDNVQKAESNIQLMYNLSCADNSETDSIKNSELNNSCTDNSNELNSLSADIFPERIAYSEQTVMESEDLLNSRNISGILKDTRLSVTSSFMRTALSTRKKRKAYSNNANREWCKNSRDSNDKTVQVSYIPSKLSSEKVHTDGDTTTNGLLMDQSDESRSSSVTSISKKKEKKSTGFRKMGKKRT encoded by the exons ATGAAGATTTGTATAACGTGCGTGTATTGGacattactttttatatcaGTTGCTTCCAG TGCACTTCTGTTCATCATAGTTGCTTCTGAAAATGCACAAACCAATTATCACTCATCCCttaaaatgaatgaaactTCTGAGGCTGTtgataataatacattaaatgaTATGGAAATTAATGACCTAAACACATCCACTATACCAATTAAGGAACTACATGATCTACACAAATTAGAAACTGATTATAAGGATCATTATTATCat gaaaaatatattgaagaATCTGCTGGCTTTGGAACAGTTATAAATGGTGAagcaagaaagaaagggaatcCTTATAAAGATTCAGATATTGTAGCGGAAACTCTTACTCAACAACCTAATTTATCTCAGGG AATTTCTGAAAACGATGAAGCAACAGTTTTAACTTCGGTGAATACATCTGTAGCAGAACTTCAAAGTTTAGCAGAATCAAAGCTTAATTCTGAGTTTTCAAAATCTAgattatttccaaaaaaatCGTCTATATTGacaagaaatgaaaatataagacaaaaaataaagaaaggacAGGAAGAGACGTCATCTAGCATACAGACACCATCATCATCtattatcaatgaaattacTGAAACACGTAATGAAACAAATAGTCTTGAAGAAGAATCTTTGTTACTGACAAATTTAGTTGGGGAAGAGGAAACATCTGAGGTAGTGGTTGTAGTAAGGGCTGAACAAGCTTCTATTACCACTGATGGGCCGGAGTTGAAGCTTGAAGAGAGTGTTGTTAAAGTACATCCCGATGAGATATCCAAAGTTGATGGAACATTTGCAACAACCTCAGAATTAAGCGATACTGATGCTAAAGCTAGATTAGCGGGAGAAAATAGAGATGATGCTGCCGCAGTTGTACTTGGCGAAGGAATCGTAACTGTGGGGTCCTCAAATCCACATGAAGATATTCCGTCTTTCAGTGAATGGACACAAAAAAGATTAGAGGAAgctgaaaggaaaaaaa CACATCCAAATGCTTCTGTTCAGAATTCTGGGACACCAACACGAGGAATTGGTGGAATGAAAGTACGTTCTAAAAACTATGCCTCTCCAGATTGCGGTGCAAAACTCGTAGCAGCAAATCCAGAAGCACGAAGTGTTGGAAGCGTTTTAGTTTCCACCCGAGATGAATATATGCTTAATACATGTACGTCACGTATATGGTTTGTAGTAGAACTTTGTGAAGCGATTCAAGCTAAGAAGATCGAATTGGCCAATTTTGAACTTTTTAGTTCATCACCAAAAGATTTTTCAGTGCATATTAGCGATCGTTTTCCTACAAGAGATTGGAGTCCAGTTGGTCAGTTCACTGCAAAGAATGTAAAGGATATTCAAAGTTTTGCTCTAGAACCACATCTTTTCGGGAAATTCATAAAAGTGGAACTTCAAACCTATTATGGATCTGAACATTTTTGtcctatttctttatttcgtgCTTATGGTACCAGCGAATTTGAGGTTCTCGAAACGGAAACAGAGAATCAAATCCCGAGAGAGTCGCATACAAATGTAGATGACGACGAAGACAGTGATGAAGAGGAGATTTTAGATGTTGAAAACGGTGAAACACCAAGAAATTTATTTGGCAGTGCTAGAGACGCTGTATTGAGCATTATGAAAAAAGCAGCTGAGGTATTAGTAAAATCAAGCGATTTGACCTATAACAACATCACGAAAATCCAGCAAAGTATAGACAGCGGTAATATCCTTGAGAACTCTTTTATTAGTTGTACTACACCAAGATATACCATACTTTGTGATAGCTGCTCAGATCAAAAATTTGCCAAAATCTTCCAATTAATTAGTTGTAGggaaaaacaattaaatgaaTTGCTTAAAATTGATCTGGTGAATAGAACTTTAAGACAAAGCGGGCTATGTAAAATTCATGGCGTTGGGGTTGAAGCTTCCGCAAAAAAGGAGACGAGAGggaataatgaaaatgtaaaagatatgGAGAAACATGATCAACTTAATGAAGGATTTAGTTCAAGTAAGAATTTTCAGCTAGCTTTCATAACATCTATACTTAAATCTGAATATATCGCGGCGCTTTGTAATGTATTAGCCATAAAAGAGCGTAAAGTGGTAATGAATACAAGCCATGAAATaccatttaataatttcaaagagGTTATTAAAGAAGATATATCACACAAACACAAAGAGGATTATAATACTGATACATTTCAACACACATCAGCTACACATGCTTTGGCTTCAAATGTTGATATAACTTCTCAAGAGCCTAAGAAAGGTATTCAGGAACCATCTAGCGACGAAACTAACATATTCTCTAGTACACCTGTCGAAATTTCTTCCAGTTCTAAAAGTATAGCTTCACAGATAAAGCCTGCTAAAACTtttggaaaagaagaaattaagaatGAAACATCAATACCAATTTTGGAAATTGAGGAAACAATTGAAGCTGAAGTACTAACAACTGTTCctgtatctttaaatattgaacAACATCCAATCTTAAAGGCCTCCGAAGAGCCATCTATAACGCCTAgtatttctatcgaaaattCACCTCAAACAACTGCTTCTGTCTCAATAACTACTACTGACAGCAGTGAATTTCCGAATGATGATGTAATATCAGACATGGAGCCTTTGGAATTTGTTAGCGTACCAAATAAAGTGGAGAAAGTGGGACGTCCGGATCAAGAAGGGAAACAAGAACAGACAGAGATTTTAGATCAAGAAATTAAGTTACCTCCTCAAGATTCTTTAACGTTTGACAATTTATTATCTGATCTAAAGGATTTAGAAGGAGAATCAGTCCATATTCAAAATGGCCCTATTGCAAGTGCTTCAGTGACTCAGTCAACAGCGAATACTATGCCACAAAAAGAATCTGTTTTCCTAAGACTGTCTAATAGAATCAAG GcattagaaagaaatatgtcTTTGAGTGGACAATACTTGGAGGAATTAAGTCGTCGATATAAAAAACAGGTTGAAGAAATGCAGAGATCTCTTGAACGCACGGTTTCAGCAATGAGTGAAGAAACGCGTAAAAGGGACGAACGTGAATCAAAAAGAGcagaagaaatttctattttaaaagaaaaaatcgttAATCTTTCCAACTCGATGAAAAATCTTCTACATGATCGTGATAGTTGGCACGGAAAGATCTCTATGATAGGTCAACATATGTTGTTAATATGTTCCGAagtttttatgatatatttaattttaatgtactGTTGGGGAAATAACAATAAAGGAGTTGAAGTTAAGAAGAAGCAACAGTCAGACAAAGACATGATGCGGCGTAAAAGTGCGGAAAACTATAATTCACATATGAAGAAACCGAAAAAGCGAAGACCAAGCGAAATAGCTTCTCACATTACAGGTACATACCGCGAATTAATGATTATTGGTAaatcttatgaaacgaaaaaggaaaggaagaggaaacgtAAAAGGGCAGTCGCCTTGATTGGTGATCaaacaaatgtaaataatgaTATACAGATATGTCCAAATACACAGTACAGAACTTCAAGTTCAGATGTTACACACGAAATGGAAATAACACCAAAAATTGCTTCGTCTGTTGAAGTGTTGCATACAATTGATGCCCCAAAACAGGTTTGTAAAAGGCTTAAATCTGCCccagtaaatattattaattcgcACGATGATAACGTTCAGAAAGCAGAGAGTAATATACAACTGATGTACAACTTATCATGTGCTGATAACTCTGAGACagattccattaaaaattctgAGCTAAATAATTCATGTACTGACAATTCAAATGAATTGAATTCATTATCAGCAGATATATTTCCAGAAAGAATTGCTTATAGCGAACAGACTGTCATGGAATCTGAAGATCTCTTAAATTCCAGAAACATTAGTGGCATATTAAAAGACACAAGGCTAAGTGTAACATCTTCCTTTATGAGAACAGCTTTAAgtacaagaaagaaaagaaaagcttATTCAAACAATGCGAACAGAGAATGGTGTAAGAATTCACGTGATTCTAACGATAAGACTGTACAAGTAAGTTATATTCCCTCAAAATTATCTTCAGAAAAAGTTCACACCGACGGTGATACAACTACTAACGGTCTGTTAATGGATCAAAGTGATGAATCTAGAAGTAGTAGTGTGACGTCAATAtcaaaaaaaaaggagaaaaagagcaCTGGTTTTAGGAAAATG gGTAAGAAAAGAACATAA